CGCCGATTCCGTTGTCGTTGAGGTCACCGGCGACGAGGATAAACTTGAGTCGCTGCTGCGCCTCCTGAACGACTTCGGCGTGCGGGAGTTGACGCGCACGGGCAGGATAGCCATGACGCGGGGCGTAGCCGGTGCTCATCATGATACTAGTAAAATCGTGGCGAGGAGCGCTCGCCCTAAGAAATCAGAGGTAACAAACTGGTAAGGAGATATGTAAATGGTGAAGATGTACTACGATAAGGACGCCAAGCTGGAACTGCTCAAGGGCAAAACCATCGGCATAATCGGCTTCGGCAGCCAGGGGCATGCGCACTCGCAGAACCTGAAGGAGAGCGGATGCAAGGTCATCGTGGGCGAGCTTAAGAACAGCGTCCCATGGAAGGCCGCGGTCAAGGCCGGCCTGGAAGTGGTCACAGCCGAGCAGGCGGCCAAGGCCTCCGATATCATCATGATGCTGGTGCCGGATCAGCTGCAGAAAGAGATATACAAGAGCTCTGTTGAAGCCAACCTGAAGAAGGGCAAGGTGCTCATGTTCGCGCACGGCTTCAATATCCACTACGGGCAGATAGTGCCGCCCAAGGACGTGGATGTCACAATGATAGCTCCAAAGTCGCCGGGACACATGGTCCGGAGGCTCTATACCGAGAAGTCGGGAGTGCCGGCCCTTGTCGCGGTATATCAGGATGCGTCCGGCAAGGCCAAGCAGATGGCGCTGGCCTATGCCAAGGGCATCGGCTGCACACGCGCCGGTGTCATAGAGACCACATTCGCGGAAGAGACCGAGACCGATCTGTTCGGCGAGCAGGCGGTGCTCTGCGGAGGCATAACATCGTTGATCAAGGCCGGATTCGAGACGCTGGTCGATGCCGGTTACCAGCCGGAGATCGCTTATTTCGAGGTTTGCCATGAGTTGAAGCTGATAATCGATCTTATATACCAGGGCGGTTTCGAGTACATGCGCTACTCGGTTAGCGATACCGCGGAATACGGCGATTACTCCCGCGGCCCGCGCGTGATCGATGACTACGTTCGTGAAGAGATGGCTCAGATACTTGCCGAGATTCAGGACGGCTCCTTCGCGCGTGAGTGGATACTGGAGAATCAGGCGGGACGGCCTGTTTTCAACGCGGCGCGGCGCAACGAGGCAGAGCATGAGATTGAAGAGGTCGGCAAGAAGCTGCGGGCCATGATGCCGTGGCTCAAGGGGAAATAGCGACGGTTGTAGTATAAATCGTAGATATAGAACGTTACGTAGGGGCGATTCATGAATCGCCCCTACAAGAAATATCGCGGGCATAGACAAAGTTACATAAGACATAATATAATTTTAAAACAGCCATGTCGTACTATATGGGTTCTCAACTGCGGAGAGTTATTCTCATCCTTACCGGCCCCTCTCTGAAATGAAGGAGAGGGGTATAAGCAGTTGTGTAATGAATAATTCTCCAGGGAGGACGTATATTTATGGACAAGGTTATTATTTTTGATACCACTCTTCGTGACGGGGAGCAGGCTCCCGGCGCAACCCTCAATCTCAACGAGAAGCTCGAGATAGCGCTTCAACTGGAAAAGCTCGGCGTAGATGTCATCGAGGCCGGCTTCCCCATCGCCTCGCCCGACGATTTCGAGGCGGTGCGCCTCATATCGGAAAAGGTTAAGAAATCCTCGGTATGCGCCCTGACTCATGCAAACGCGGAGGCTGTTGACCGCGCGTGGGAGGCGGTGAAGGGCGCCAAGAAGCCGCGAATACATGTGTTTCTCTCGACGTCTGACTATCACCTTAACTTTCAGCTGAAAATGAGCCAGGAGAAAGCCCTGAAGCTGGCATGCGATATGGTCAAGCGCGCCAAGAAGTACACTAACGATGTGGAGTTCTCGCCGATGGATGCCACCCGCACCCAGCCGTCATTCCTCTATAAAGTCGTGGAAGCGACGATCGCTGCCGGCGCCAGGACGGTCAATATACCGGATACGGTCGGTTACACCACGCCCGACGAGTTCGGCGGCCTGATAAAGGGCATATTCAAGCATGTTCCGAATGTCGGCAAGGCCGTCATCAGCGTGCACTGCCACGATGACCTGGGCATGGCGGTAGCCAACAGCCTGGCCGCGGTCAAGGCCGGCGCCCGGCAGGTGGAGTGCACCGTTAACGGCATCGGGGAGCGCGCCGGAAACGCTTCGATGGAAGAGATCGTGATGGCCATAAAGACACGCCACGATTTCTTCGGTACGGCGACGAATATAGATACGACGCAGATATACAGGACCAGCCGTCTCGTCAGCGAGATAACCGGTTTCGTAGTGCCGCCGAACAAGGCCGTAGTCGGCGGAAACGCCTTCCGCCACGAGTCCGGCATACACCAGGACGGCGTGATAAAGAAAGCCATAACCTATGAGATCATGGATCCGCAGACGGTGGGATGGCCGTCTAACAAGCTGGTGCTGGGCAAGCACAGCGGACGCCACGCCCTGAAGAAAAAGCTCGAGGAGCTGGGCTACACCCTGAGCGATGAGGAGCTGGCGCGCGCTTTCGCAGCTTTTAAACAGCTTGCCGACAAGAAGAAGGAGGTCACCAACAGGGACCTTGAATCGCTGCTCGCCGAAGACAAACGCACCGTATCGGAGACATACCGGCTGGAGCAGGTTCAGGTATCATGCGGCGACCGTAATATTCCCACGGCCACGGTCAAGCTCGTTGCTCCCGACGGGAAGGTGGTAGCCGATGCCGCGCTGGGCACCGGGCCGATCGACGCTATTTACAAGGCCATCAACCGTCTCGTGGGCGTGCCCAACAAGCTCATCGAGTTCAGCGTCACCTCGGTGACGGAGGGCATCGATGCCATGGGCGAGGTTACCATCAGGATAGAGAGCGATGGCATGGTTTACCTCGGACGCGGCGCGGATACCGATATAATAGTAGCGTCTGCAAAGGCTTACGTTAACGCTTTAAACCGCCTCATAGCAGCGAAGGGCATATAGCAGGGGGAAATGATGGAAGAACAGAAGGACGAACAGAAGACAGAGAGTCGGATTCAGAACCTGGAGCAAACTCTCAAGCTGGCGATGATACTGGTGGTGGTAAACATGACCATCAGCTTCGCCGCCCTTGCTATAGCATTTGCCGTGCTGTTCATCGGATAAGCAGCATTCCGATTTCGGGCGTTCGGTAAACGGGGCAACCGTAATCGTGGCTGAACCCTCGATTATTCTTATTATCATTTGAGCTATCCCGATTCGAACGTGCGGTATTGTACGGACTACGGTTTTGTTCTAGACTACTGTTGCATCAACGACATTTTATGGGTAAATTACGTCGGCATTTAGTTCGAAGAAGGTAAAAGAAAGATGAGCGGATCAAACATAGCGGAAAAGATACTGGCCGCGCACAGCGGCAAGAAAAGAGTTCATCCGGGCGAGTTCCTGGACGTCAGGGTCGATCTTGTACTGGCCAACGATATTACGGCTCCGATATCGATAAAGGAGTTCGAGCGCATCGGCGTGAAGAAGGTCTTCGACTCGAAGAAGATCGTGATGGTGGCCGATCATTTCGTGCCGAATAAGGACATCGCCTCCGCCGAGCAGGCCAAGCTCATGCGCGAGTTCGCCCGCAAACACGGGGTGGTTTACTACGAGGCGGGCTGCGGAGGCATTGAGCACGTGCTGCTGCCGGAGCAGGGGCTGGTGCTCCCCGGCGATGTGGTGGTGGGCGCCGATTCGCACACATGCACGTACGGCGCGCTGGGCGCTTTCGCCACGGGCATGGGCTCTACCGACATCGCCGCGGCTATGGCCACGGGGGAGGTCTGGATGAAGGTGCCTTCGACGATAAAGTTCGTCTTCAACGGCAGGCTTAAGAAGTGGGTCGGCGGCAAGGATTTGATACTGTACACCATCGGCAAGATCGGTGTCGACGGCGCGCGCTACCACGCCATGGAGTTCTGCGGCAAGGCTATCGATTCGTTATCCGTCGAGGGCCGTCTCACTATGGCCAACATGGCCATCGAGGCCGGAGGCAAGGCGGGACTGTTCCGCGTCGACGATAAAACCAAGGTGTATCTCAAGGGCCGGACGAAGCGCAAGTATTGCGCCTATGAGCCTGATGCGGATGCGGTTTATGAGCGCGTCCTCGAATACGATGCGTCCAAGATCGAACCGCAGGTGGCCTTCCCGCACCTGCCGTCGAAGACCAAGCCGATAAGCAAGGTCGGGAACGTAAAGATCGACCAGTCAGTTATCGGGAGCTGCACCAACGGCCGAATCGAGGACCTGCAGGTGGCCGCCGACGTCATCGGGAAGCGAAAGGTTCACCGCGATGTAAGGCTCGTCGTCATACCCGGCACGCAGGAGGTTTACCTCGAAGCGATGCGCCGCGGCCTTATCGAGACGTTCATCAAAGCGGGCGCGGCGGTGAGCACCCCGACGTGCGGGCCGTGCCTGGGCGGCTACATGGGTGTGCTGGCTGCGGGAGAGAAGTGTATCTCGACGACGAACCGCAATTTCGTGGGGCGCATGGGCAGCAACAAGTCCGAGGTTTATCTGGCTAATCCAGCTATAGCCGCCGCCAGCGCGATAGCGGGCAGGATCGCGAGCCCGGAGGAGATTAGATAGTAGGGGCAATTCATGAATTGCCCCTACGTATGGATTCCGGCATGCGC
This is a stretch of genomic DNA from Dehalococcoidia bacterium. It encodes these proteins:
- a CDS encoding 2-isopropylmalate synthase, with the protein product MDKVIIFDTTLRDGEQAPGATLNLNEKLEIALQLEKLGVDVIEAGFPIASPDDFEAVRLISEKVKKSSVCALTHANAEAVDRAWEAVKGAKKPRIHVFLSTSDYHLNFQLKMSQEKALKLACDMVKRAKKYTNDVEFSPMDATRTQPSFLYKVVEATIAAGARTVNIPDTVGYTTPDEFGGLIKGIFKHVPNVGKAVISVHCHDDLGMAVANSLAAVKAGARQVECTVNGIGERAGNASMEEIVMAIKTRHDFFGTATNIDTTQIYRTSRLVSEITGFVVPPNKAVVGGNAFRHESGIHQDGVIKKAITYEIMDPQTVGWPSNKLVLGKHSGRHALKKKLEELGYTLSDEELARAFAAFKQLADKKKEVTNRDLESLLAEDKRTVSETYRLEQVQVSCGDRNIPTATVKLVAPDGKVVADAALGTGPIDAIYKAINRLVGVPNKLIEFSVTSVTEGIDAMGEVTIRIESDGMVYLGRGADTDIIVASAKAYVNALNRLIAAKGI
- the leuC gene encoding 3-isopropylmalate dehydratase large subunit — its product is MSGSNIAEKILAAHSGKKRVHPGEFLDVRVDLVLANDITAPISIKEFERIGVKKVFDSKKIVMVADHFVPNKDIASAEQAKLMREFARKHGVVYYEAGCGGIEHVLLPEQGLVLPGDVVVGADSHTCTYGALGAFATGMGSTDIAAAMATGEVWMKVPSTIKFVFNGRLKKWVGGKDLILYTIGKIGVDGARYHAMEFCGKAIDSLSVEGRLTMANMAIEAGGKAGLFRVDDKTKVYLKGRTKRKYCAYEPDADAVYERVLEYDASKIEPQVAFPHLPSKTKPISKVGNVKIDQSVIGSCTNGRIEDLQVAADVIGKRKVHRDVRLVVIPGTQEVYLEAMRRGLIETFIKAGAAVSTPTCGPCLGGYMGVLAAGEKCISTTNRNFVGRMGSNKSEVYLANPAIAAASAIAGRIASPEEIR
- the ilvC gene encoding ketol-acid reductoisomerase, with translation MVKMYYDKDAKLELLKGKTIGIIGFGSQGHAHSQNLKESGCKVIVGELKNSVPWKAAVKAGLEVVTAEQAAKASDIIMMLVPDQLQKEIYKSSVEANLKKGKVLMFAHGFNIHYGQIVPPKDVDVTMIAPKSPGHMVRRLYTEKSGVPALVAVYQDASGKAKQMALAYAKGIGCTRAGVIETTFAEETETDLFGEQAVLCGGITSLIKAGFETLVDAGYQPEIAYFEVCHELKLIIDLIYQGGFEYMRYSVSDTAEYGDYSRGPRVIDDYVREEMAQILAEIQDGSFAREWILENQAGRPVFNAARRNEAEHEIEEVGKKLRAMMPWLKGK